From the genome of Globicephala melas chromosome 11, mGloMel1.2, whole genome shotgun sequence, one region includes:
- the GP9 gene encoding platelet glycoprotein IX, with protein sequence MSIWAALLLIWAAAEASEDCPAACACRALDTMGLLVDCRGRGLAVMPALPAHTRHLLLANNSLRSVPRGAFDHLPQLQSLDVAHNPWRCDCGVTYLRLWLEDRAPAELLRVRCGGPGPASGRALGQLSGSELGSCGWILRATWAETGPWWDAALAVVAALGLALLAGLLCTVSVPRA encoded by the coding sequence ATGTCCATCTGGGCTGCCCTGCTCTTGATCTGGGCGGCCGCCGAGGCCTCCGAGGACTGCCCCGCCGCGTGCGCCTGCCGCGCCTTGGACACCATGGGTCTGCTGGTGGACTGCAGGGGCCGGGGACTTGCGGTGATGCCCGCCCTCCCGGCACATACGCGCCACCTCCTGCTGGCCAACAACAGCCTGCGCTCAGTGCCCCGGGGAGCCTTCGACCACCTGCCTCAGCTGCAGAGCCTCGACGTGGCGCACAACCCCTGGCGCTGCGACTGCGGCGTCACGTACCTGCGCCTTTGGCTGGAGGACCGCGCGCCCGCGGAGCTGCTGCGCGTGCGCTGTGGCGGCCCCGGCCCCGCCTCCGGCCGCGCGCTCGGGCAGCTCAGCGGCTCCGAGCTGGGCAGCTGCGGCTGGATCCTGCGGGCGACCTGGGCCGAGACGGGGCCCTGGTGGGACGCGGCGCTGGCCGTCGTGGCCGCGCTGGGCCTGGCTCTCCTGGCGGGCCTGCTGTGCACCGTCTCCGTGCCCCGAGCCTGA